A window from Leptothermofonsia sichuanensis E412 encodes these proteins:
- a CDS encoding carbon dioxide-concentrating mechanism protein CcmK codes for MPIAVGMIETRGFPAVVEAADAMVKAARVTLVGYEKIGSGRVTVIVRGDVSEVQASVSAGIESAKRVNGGEVLSTHIIARPHENLEYVLPIRYTESVEQFRT; via the coding sequence ATGCCGATTGCAGTAGGAATGATTGAGACCAGGGGGTTCCCCGCTGTCGTGGAAGCGGCTGACGCGATGGTGAAAGCGGCGCGTGTAACTCTGGTGGGCTACGAAAAAATTGGTAGCGGTCGTGTCACCGTAATCGTGCGGGGGGATGTGTCCGAGGTTCAAGCCTCTGTTTCGGCTGGGATTGAGTCTGCCAAGCGGGTGAATGGAGGAGAAGTTCTGTCCACCCACATCATTGCCCGTCCGCACGAGAACCTGGAATACGTTTTGCCTATTCGTTACACCGAATCGGTTGAGCAATTCCGTACCTAA
- a CDS encoding carbon dioxide-concentrating mechanism protein CcmK — protein sequence MAIAVGMVETLGFPAVVEAADAMVKAARVTLVGYEKIGSGRVTVIVRGDVSEVQASVAAGIENVKRVNGGQVLSTHIIARPHENLEYVLPIRYTEAVEPFRESVSGIRPLNRS from the coding sequence ATGGCAATTGCAGTTGGAATGGTTGAAACGCTAGGTTTCCCCGCTGTGGTAGAAGCGGCTGACGCGATGGTAAAAGCAGCGCGTGTAACTCTGGTGGGCTACGAAAAAATTGGTAGCGGTCGCGTCACTGTGATCGTGCGGGGGGATGTGTCTGAAGTGCAGGCTTCTGTTGCAGCCGGGATTGAAAATGTGAAGCGTGTTAATGGCGGGCAGGTTCTCTCTACCCACATCATTGCCCGTCCCCATGAAAACCTGGAATATGTTCTGCCCATTCGCTACACCGAGGCAGTTGAGCCTTTCCGCGAGAGCGTTAGCGGCATTCGTCCCCTCAATCGCTCGTAG